In Paenibacillus dendritiformis, the DNA window CGAGACGGACATGACGAAGCGCAATGCCATGTATGAAGAAATCCAGGGCTTGATCAATGCGGACATGCCATATGTGTACATGTACGAGTACAACCGCCTCGTGGCGTTCAACAACGATGTGAAGGGGTATATTTTCTTCCCGGATGAATGCTTGCGTTTTTACCCGCTTTCCAAATAAGACAAGAGATAACGATCGCAATGGATATGGATACAGGAGGGGATTACGGTGAATGAATGGAAGCAACGCTGGATAGACGAAGTGGAACGGCGCCAGGACGAATTGCTGGGCTTGTGCTCGAAGCTGATTCAATTCCCGACGGAAAATCCGCCTGGGGACTCGCGTGACATCAGCCAGTTCATTATCGACTACTTGGCCGGGGTTGGCATCGAGACCAAGGTGTATGACGCTGGAGACAACATGCTCAATCTCATTGCTACGATTGGCGATGAATCGGCATCGGAACGCCATTTGATCTATTGCGGCCATACCGATGTCGTGCCGGCAGGCGACCGCTCCCGCTGGGACTTCGATCCGTTCTCCGGCGAAGTGCGGGACGGCTATGTGCTCGGACGCGGGGCCAGCGACATGAAATGCGGCTTGGCCGGGCTTATCTTCAGCGTGAAGCTGCTGAAGGAGCTGCAGGTTCCGCTCAAAGGCAGAGTGTCGCTGCTCATCGTGCCGGATGAGGAGACGGGCGGGCATCTCGGCGTGCCGTGGGTGTTCGAGCGGAAGCTGATCCACGGCACGGCGGCGGTTATCGCCGAGCCGTCGCATCCGCTGCATCCGACGATCGGGCAGAAGGGAAGCTGCTGGTTCAACTTCACGGTGACAGGCACGCCGGGCCACGGCAGCCTGTCTCCCCTCCTCGGCGACAATGCGATTATGAAGGCGGCCGCAGCCGTTCAGGCGCTGCAGCAGCTGCATCATTATCCGGTCGAGCTGCCAGAGGAAGTGAAGGATATTATCGAAGTGACGAAGCGTTATATCGCGGAAAAAGAAAATGCCGATTTCTCCGCCATCATCGATCGCGTGTCGGTCAATGTCGGCTTGATCGAAGGCGGAACGAAGACGAACGTCGTGCCTGACCGCTGCACGGTCAGCGTCGATACGCGCCTTCCGTTCGGCGTCGAGCCGGCCCAGGTGCTGGCTGAGGCGAAGCGGCTGCTGGCCGAGATCGGCATCGAGACGGAGCTTCATCCGGAAGGCTTCCAGGGACTGGCGAACTGGACGCCGCCGACGGATCCGATCGTGGAGGAACTCGTGCAGCATATCTGCGACGTGAAGCAGGAAGAAGGCTACGGCGTCCTGCAATGGGCATCCAGCGATGCGCGCCATTTCCGCCGCGCCGGCATTCCGGTGCTCCAGTACGGCCCTGCCGAACTGTCCACCATTCACGGCTTCAACGAGAAGGCGCCGGTGCAGGACGTGGTGGACGCGGCCAAGGTGTACACGCTGACGGCGCTCAGCTACTTGGGTGGTGAGTAACATGGAACCGGTGCTGGCAGTCGAACAGCTGGAAACGGAATTTGTTACGAACGGGGGCGTCTTCAAGGCGGTGGACGGCGTAAGCTTCCACGTGCACCAAGGGGAGACGCTCGGCGTTGTCGGCGAATCGGGCTGCGGCAAAAGCGTCACTTCCTTGTCCATCATGGGGCTTCTCCCGAAGAAAATCGGCCGGGTGAAGGGCGGACGCATTCAGTTCCATGGGAACGACCTGCTGCAAGTCCCGGAAAAGAAAATGAGGTCCATTCGCGGCAACCGGATCGCGATGATCTTCCAGGAGCCGATGACCTCGCTCAATCCGGTGTTCCGGATCGGCGATCAACTGGCCGAGTCCATCCAGCTTCATAAGAAGCTGAAGCGCAAGGAAGCGATGCGGCATGCTGTCGACATGCTGCGCAAGGTCGGCATTCCGCATCCCGAGTCGGTGGCGCAGGAATATCCGCACCAGCTCTCGGGCGGGATGCGCCAGCGGGTCATGATCGCGATGGCGATGTCCTGCAATCCGGAGGTGCTGATCGCGGACGAGCCGACGACGGCGCTTGACGTGACCATTCAAGCGCAGATCCTGGATTTGATGCGGCAGCTGCAGGAGGAAGAGAAGACGTCTATCCTGCTTATTACCCACGACCTCGGGGTCGTCGCCGAGATGTGCCACCGCGTCGTCGTCATGTACGCGGGACAGGTCGTGGAGGAGGCGGATGTGGAGACGCTCTTCGAATCGCCGCAGCATCCGTATACGCAAGGGCTGCTGGCCTCGCTGCCGCAGCTCGCCGGGGAGCAGGAGCGGCTGGAGTCGATTCCCGGCACGGTGCCGAGTCCGCTGCAGATGCCGCCGGGCTGCCGCTTCGCCCCGCGCTGCAAATACCGGACGGAAGCGTGCGATCAGGCGCAGCCCGCGCTGACGGATCTGGGCGGCGGGCACCGCTGCCGCTGTCTGCTCGTCGAGAAGGGGGTGGCGCGATGACGGCATTGCTGCAAGTGCGCAATCTGAAAAAGCATTATCCGATTCGCAAAGGGCTCATGAATAAGCAGGTCGGCTCCGTGAAATCGGTGGATGGCTTGAACTTCGATATCTATGAAGGCGAGACCTTCGGCATCGTCGGCGAATCCGGCTGCGGCAAGTCGACGACAGGCCGCTCCGTCTTGCGCCTCATTGAACCGACGGAAGGCGAAGTCTGGTTCCAAGGCCGCAATCTTATGGCGCTCTCTCCGAAGGAGCTGCGCCAGCTTCGCCCCGAGATGAGCATGATCTTCCAGGATCCGTACGCGTCGCTGAATCCGCGCTGGACCGTGCAGCGCATCCTGGAGGAGCCGCTGCAGACCCATCTGCCGATGCGGTCCCCGGAGCGGAAGCAGCGCGTGCAGGAACTGATGGAGCGGGTAGGGCTGTCGTCATTTCAAGCGAACCGTTTTCCGCATGAATTCTCGGGCGGCCAGCGGCAGCGCGTCGGCATCGCCCGCGCCCTGGCGCTCAACCCGAAGTTCATCGTCTGCGACGAGCCGGTCTCGGCGCTGGACGTGTCGATTCAGTCGCAGGTGCTCAACCTGATGCAGGATTTGCAGGAGCAAGAGAAGCTGACCTATATGTTCATTTCTCATGATTTATCGGTCGTCAAGTTCCTGTGCACCCGAGTCGGGGTCATGTATCTTGGCAAAATGGTCGAGCTGGCGCCGAAGCGGAAGCTGTATGCGAATCCGCTCCATCCTTATACGAAGGCGCTCATGTCGGCGGTGCCTGTGCCGAACCCGAAGGCGAAGAAGGAGCGAATCGTCTTGTCCGGCGAAGTGCCGAGCGCCAAAAATCCGCCGCAAGGCTGCGCCTTCCATCTTCGCTGTCCGATGGCGTCGGAGCGCTGCCGCACCGTCCAGCCCGAATGGCGGGAGGCGGATGAAGGGCATTGGGTGGCCTGCCATCATATTTAAGGTCTAAGGCTTCCCTGTCTGGTTCCGGCCCGGCAGAGAGGCTGGCAGGTTGGGCTGCAACGTAACGATGATACCGACAACTATGACTCTATGACATCGAGCGGAAAGGGAGAGAAAATGATGGCTTTACTGCAAACGTTGCGAATCTATGAAGCGGTGGACAATGCATTTACATCCGGCGAGGCGGTGAAGGAGCTGTTCGAGCCTTATCCGCTGGCCGACGTCAGCGTGCAGCGGGTTCATGGCGAGAAGGGATTTACGGATTTCATCCGCATCCTTATCCCGGGAACGGAGGGCAAGCACGGGGGCGGACAAGCGCCGAGCTTCGGCATCGTCGGCCGGCTGGGCGGGCTGGGCGCGCGGCCGCAGCGCATCGGGCTCGTCTCCGATGGCGACGGCGCGATTGCGGCGCTGTCCGCTGCGTTGAAGCTGGCCGACATGAGCGTGAAGGGCGACCGTCTTAGAGGGGACGTATACATTACGACCCACATCTGCCCGGACGCGCCTACGCTGCCGCATGAACCGGTCGACTTCATGGATTCCCCCGTTGATATTGCGACGATGAACGACTATGAGGTGCTGGACGAGATGGAAGCGGTCTTGTCCATCGACACGACGAAGGGCAACCGCGTCATCAATCACAAAGGAATCGCGATTTCCCCGACGGTCAAGGAAGGCTATATCCTGCGCGTCAGCGACGATCTGCTTCGCATCATGGAGATGACGACCGGGCAGCTTCCGGTCACGTTCCCGGTGACCACGCAGGACATTACGCCGTACGGCAACGGGCTCTATCACATTAACAGCATCCTGCAGCCTTGCGTCACGACTGCTGCGCCGGTCGTCGGCGTCGCGATTACGGCGCAATCGACCGTGCCCGGCTGCGGGACAGGGGCAAGTCATGAAGTCGACGTCGCGCTCGCCGCGCGCTTCGCGGTGGAGGTCGCCAAGGAATTCACGAATGAAGTCTGTGCCTTCTATAATAAGGAGGAGTTCGAGCATATGCTTAACCTGTACGGACCGATGAATGCGCTGCAGACGCTGGGAAAAACGGTGCAAGCTTAACCCTGCGAGGTCATTCGCCGTGTGGCTTAAGGCCCCGCCGCAAGAGAGAAAGGAGGCTGCCGGGATGGAACGAAGCGACAGCCGGCAACGCGTCACAATAGGTCTCATTACGATAGGACAAGCGCCGCGAACGGATGTGCAGCCATTGATTGAGCGCTGGCTGGCGCCTTGTGCGGATATCATCCAGCTTGGCGTGCTCGATGGTATGGCGGTGGCGGAGATAGAGCGCGAGCTTGGCCCGCAGCAGGGCGAATTCGTCCTCACGACGCGGCTGGCTGACGGTCAAGCCGTCGTCCTGTCCGCGGCCAAAACGGAAACGGCAATGCAGCGCTTGATTGACGAGTGCGAACGGCAGGGCTGCCAAGTAATCATTCTGCTCTGCACCGGGGCTTTCCAGCATCTTGCCGCTGAACGGGCTTTATTGATTGAACCGGAGCGGATACTGACCCCCGCGATTGCGAAGCTGGCCGGCGGGACGCAGATAGGACTAATCATTCCGCTCGCGGAGCAAGCGGAGGAGATGCACCGGAAATGGGGCGCGTTCGGCGCTTCGATTACGACGGCAGCCGCTTCTCCCTACACGGCGACGCGGGAGCAGCTTGCGGCCGCCGCACAGGAACTGAGAGCTGCCGGCGCCGGAATCATCGTGCTCGATTGCATGGGGTACACGTTAGAGCATCAGCAGATCGCCAGAGAAGCGAGCGGATGCTTCGCGCTGCTGTCGAGCAGCTTGCTGTTCAGGCTGGTAACAGAATTGTGCGAGTAAAGGTTAGAACGATGGGAATTTTGACAGATGATAACCGCCTGTTGCTTGCGGATGCAAGCAGCGGGCGGTTTTTAAGTTTGGGCCTGCTTTTACCTGCTCTGAGGCCGCTCTATTCTGGAAAGGATGCGCCTTCTCCCGCCCTTAGCTTCACTATCCCATCGGTTCAGACTGATGGGGAAGTGCGGGATGACTACACTTCTAAGTATAAGCAGCAAGTATGTATAGGCAGCAAGGAATGCCTGCCCCGCCTACACGATGGCAGTGTTGCTGCACGGGGGCCGACGAGCTCTAGATCCCCATGTATATAGTAAGAACAGAATCGGGATGTCTGCTCGCCGCTTCTGAAGCAAATACTACCTGCGCCCTTGGCTCTACCCGAATATTTGACCCCGCCCCGCAACAACAAGGGACGGTCCCCTAATCATGTTACAGGGTAAGATGGGGCAACTCGAAGGGCAAGAAGGGCAACAGGGAACATTGGGAGGTTAAAGACGGCGACGGGCCAAGCGGCGTAAGAGAGATGTGGCAGAGAAATCCTGCAAAAGCGCAGGATTTTTCGTGATTTGAGACGTTATTTGGTGAAATTCCTGCATAAACGCATCAATTTTCCTAATTTTCAATGGGAATCCATTGTCCCGGCTAAAATTCCTGCAGTTTTGCAGGAACCTCGGTCACGGAGTAAACGTCACAAGGAAATCCTGCGTTTTTGCATTTTTCTTGGCAAGTCGAGCGTGCGGGAAGAAGCTCGACTTGGCGGGCTGTTAGAAAAAGGGGCTGTCGCCCTGCAGCCAAAACGGCTTAATGGGACAGCCCCTGGAAGATGCGTTCAAGTTATGGCGTCCACCAGTTGCCGGAGACGACGATAAGGCTGAGCAGGCGGATGCTGTTGCCGAAGTAGGTGTCGGCGTTGGTTGACTTCGAGGTGGTGTTGCTCCATAAGGAATTGAGCCATTCCTGATTGCCGGCATCGATCATGGCGCTCACGGCAAACGGAGTGGAGAACGGAAGATCGTAGTAAGAGACGAGCGGGCTCCCGTTCAGCTTATATCCCGCGCGGATGTTCCCCGGATTGCTGCCGGTGCTGCTCTTGATCCAGCTGTTCAGCTTCGTGAGCTGCGCCTTCGCGCGGGTGTCTCCCGTCAAGATGTAATCCGTCGCGATTCTCCACGGTGTCCGGCAAGAGTTGTAATAGTAGTTGCCGTCATTCGGCGTTTCCAGGTAGGTTCCGGAGGCGGGTTTATAGCCGCTGGATTCTTTGGTGGCGAAATCCGGCATCAGCCCGGTCGTGCTGGAGTAGCCGGAGAACAGCTGCTCAATGATCGTATAGGTCTGATTCAGGACATTGTCCCAACGCGAATCTCCGGTCGCTGCTTTGAAGGCGCGCAGATGATTGAGCATAAAGTCGGACGGCCGCGTTCCTTTGCCCCATTTCGAGTCCGTATCGGATGCCCAATCCCCGAGCTTCAAATGCCAAGACTTCTGGTTGACCTCGCTTTGCATGATGGCATTGATCAGGTTGACCGCTTCCGCGCGGTAATTGATGCCGCTAGAGCTGCCCCATTGCTTGTCGGCCAGCAGGAGCG includes these proteins:
- a CDS encoding M20 family metallopeptidase; the protein is MNEWKQRWIDEVERRQDELLGLCSKLIQFPTENPPGDSRDISQFIIDYLAGVGIETKVYDAGDNMLNLIATIGDESASERHLIYCGHTDVVPAGDRSRWDFDPFSGEVRDGYVLGRGASDMKCGLAGLIFSVKLLKELQVPLKGRVSLLIVPDEETGGHLGVPWVFERKLIHGTAAVIAEPSHPLHPTIGQKGSCWFNFTVTGTPGHGSLSPLLGDNAIMKAAAAVQALQQLHHYPVELPEEVKDIIEVTKRYIAEKENADFSAIIDRVSVNVGLIEGGTKTNVVPDRCTVSVDTRLPFGVEPAQVLAEAKRLLAEIGIETELHPEGFQGLANWTPPTDPIVEELVQHICDVKQEEGYGVLQWASSDARHFRRAGIPVLQYGPAELSTIHGFNEKAPVQDVVDAAKVYTLTALSYLGGE
- a CDS encoding ABC transporter ATP-binding protein, encoding MEPVLAVEQLETEFVTNGGVFKAVDGVSFHVHQGETLGVVGESGCGKSVTSLSIMGLLPKKIGRVKGGRIQFHGNDLLQVPEKKMRSIRGNRIAMIFQEPMTSLNPVFRIGDQLAESIQLHKKLKRKEAMRHAVDMLRKVGIPHPESVAQEYPHQLSGGMRQRVMIAMAMSCNPEVLIADEPTTALDVTIQAQILDLMRQLQEEEKTSILLITHDLGVVAEMCHRVVVMYAGQVVEEADVETLFESPQHPYTQGLLASLPQLAGEQERLESIPGTVPSPLQMPPGCRFAPRCKYRTEACDQAQPALTDLGGGHRCRCLLVEKGVAR
- a CDS encoding ABC transporter ATP-binding protein translates to MTALLQVRNLKKHYPIRKGLMNKQVGSVKSVDGLNFDIYEGETFGIVGESGCGKSTTGRSVLRLIEPTEGEVWFQGRNLMALSPKELRQLRPEMSMIFQDPYASLNPRWTVQRILEEPLQTHLPMRSPERKQRVQELMERVGLSSFQANRFPHEFSGGQRQRVGIARALALNPKFIVCDEPVSALDVSIQSQVLNLMQDLQEQEKLTYMFISHDLSVVKFLCTRVGVMYLGKMVELAPKRKLYANPLHPYTKALMSAVPVPNPKAKKERIVLSGEVPSAKNPPQGCAFHLRCPMASERCRTVQPEWREADEGHWVACHHI
- a CDS encoding DUF1177 domain-containing protein, whose amino-acid sequence is MALLQTLRIYEAVDNAFTSGEAVKELFEPYPLADVSVQRVHGEKGFTDFIRILIPGTEGKHGGGQAPSFGIVGRLGGLGARPQRIGLVSDGDGAIAALSAALKLADMSVKGDRLRGDVYITTHICPDAPTLPHEPVDFMDSPVDIATMNDYEVLDEMEAVLSIDTTKGNRVINHKGIAISPTVKEGYILRVSDDLLRIMEMTTGQLPVTFPVTTQDITPYGNGLYHINSILQPCVTTAAPVVGVAITAQSTVPGCGTGASHEVDVALAARFAVEVAKEFTNEVCAFYNKEEFEHMLNLYGPMNALQTLGKTVQA
- a CDS encoding AroM family protein translates to MERSDSRQRVTIGLITIGQAPRTDVQPLIERWLAPCADIIQLGVLDGMAVAEIERELGPQQGEFVLTTRLADGQAVVLSAAKTETAMQRLIDECERQGCQVIILLCTGAFQHLAAERALLIEPERILTPAIAKLAGGTQIGLIIPLAEQAEEMHRKWGAFGASITTAAASPYTATREQLAAAAQELRAAGAGIIVLDCMGYTLEHQQIAREASGCFALLSSSLLFRLVTELCE
- a CDS encoding glycosyl hydrolase family 8, coding for MRKSVKWFLCLTLLLGSVQTLFAMSEKTVSAATVNRPFPQHQAYASGVIKPNNVSQSQMDNEVKRLYNEWKARYLKKNPYVSNQYFVHYNLNGESDEDYPNAVTTSEANGYGMLITAYMAGHDADAKTYFDGLYRFYKAHPSEINSKLMAWQQIDNGFAIVNNTEAGSDAATDGDMDMAYALLLADKQWGSSSGINYRAEAVNLINAIMQSEVNQKSWHLKLGDWASDTDSKWGKGTRPSDFMLNHLRAFKAATGDSRWDNVLNQTYTIIEQLFSGYSSTTGLMPDFATKESSGYKPASGTYLETPNDGNYYYNSCRTPWRIATDYILTGDTRAKAQLTKLNSWIKSSTGSNPGNIRAGYKLNGSPLVSYYDLPFSTPFAVSAMIDAGNQEWLNSLWSNTTSKSTNADTYFGNSIRLLSLIVVSGNWWTP